The following is a genomic window from Luteitalea sp..
CACGGCATGACCTATGCGGAAATCGGGGAACTGCTCGGCATCAGCGCGAATGCCGTCAAGCAGCGCGCGTTTCAGGCCATGCGCACCCTCAGGCAGCGGTTGAGCATCGACAGCGAAAGGTCGGGGTGAGGAATGAGCAGCAACAACGACGCGCCGTGCCATGACATCAGCATTGAGCTCTCTGCCTTGGTCGCGGGCGAGCTCGATGAACACGCTCGCGCCGAGATCGAGCGCCATCTCTCGTTTTGCCCGGGCTGCCAGTTCGAGTGGCGGACCAATGCGCTGGTGTGGCGCTGCCTGACCGCATGCAAGGATGTGGACCCTCCGGCCGCGCTGCGGAACCGGGTCTTCGACGCGATCGCGGAGTACGACCGGACCCACGCAAAGTAAGGCGCGGCGGAGCGCGGGAGGCGGTTCACGCGCCGGCGGCGGTGGTATGCCATGGTTCAAGCTACCCGGCCGCAGACTTTAGCCTACGCGCTGACAGACTCACCAGTTGGCCAACTGACCTGGATGGTGGATGTGTTCAAAGAGATCACCGACTCCACCGACGTGCTCGAGGATGCCATCGACCGCGACCATTTCCTTACCAACGTGAGCCTGTACTGGCTGACCGGGACGGCGGGGTCGGCGGCTCTTCTGTTCAAGGAAACCTCTCATGACGTCCGCAGCGTGGGCGCGCCGTCAACAGTGCCCACTGGAATGGCAGTGTTTCCCCGCGAACCATTGGTGCCGATTCGCGCCCTGGCCGAACGCAGTCACACCATCGTGCACTGGTCAGAGTTCGACCGCGGCGGGCACTTCCCGGCCATGGAGGTACCCGATCTCCTGATCGGAGACCTGCGGCAGTTCTTCCGTGGCCTTCGCTGACACCTATCTCGGTCCACTCCAGTGTCAACTACGCTCAGCGGCGCGTCTTTGATATCGCCTAGCGTCCCACGGACGCGATCCCTACGCTTGCCTGACCAGCTCGAGGTCGATCGCGATCTTGACCTCGTCGCCCACCGCGACGCCGCCGGTCTCGAGCACCTGATTCCACACCAGCCCGAAGTCGCTGCGCTTGATCTTCGTCGTCGCGCTGAATCCCGCGCGTTCGTTGCCCCACGGGTCCTTGCCCCGGCCTTCAGCCGTGACGTCCAGCCCGACCTCGCGCGTGACGCCGTGTATGGTGAGATCGCCGACGAGCTTGAACGTCCCGTTGGACACATCCGTGACGCGCGTGCTGCGGAACGTGAGGGTGGGATACTTCTCGACGTCGAAGAAATCGGCCGAGCGCAGGTGCGCGTCGCGCTGTGCCTCGCGCGTGTCGATGCTGTTCACGCCAACTGTCACTTCGACCCGGGCCGTGGTGAGGTCGGAGTCGTCGCTCAGCACCCGACCGCTCACGTCGGAAAGGCGGCCTTTGACCGTGGCGATCATCAGGTGACGCACCGAGAACTCGAGACTGGCATGACTGCGGTCGATGTTCCAGGTCGTGGTCGTTTCAGGGATCGCGCTCATGCCGGTGCTCCTTTGGATGGTCTGTGTACTTACGACAAGGATGCTACTATATTTTCGTAAGTCTCATCTGTCAAGTGCGCTCCTTCGTTGCTACACTATCGTCATGTCGCACGAGTTGTGCGCGCGTTTCCACCAGGCGGTGGAGCTCATCGGCCGGCGCTGGAGCGGCGCGGTTGTTCAGCTCCTGCTCCAGGGACCGTCACGCTATGGCGAGCTGCGGGCGACGATTCCCGAGATCAGCGACCGCATGCTGTCGGAACGCCTGCGCGAGCTAGAGCAAGCGGGCATTGTCCTCCGCACGGTGATTCCAGAAATTCCCGTGCGGGTGGAGTACGAGTTGACGGACAAGGGGCGCGCGCTGCAGCCAGCACTGGACGCGATTGGCGCTTGGGCCCAGCAATGGCTCGAGGGTGCTGACAGCCAGACCGCCCACGCTGGTCGAAGGACGCGCCGGCATCCAGCGCCCGCCGCTCGCGTGATCACGGCCCGCAAGCGCACTCCACGCGCGCGTCGAGGATAGGCCTGCGCGAACCGACTGCGACCCACGAGTGACCGCTGAGAGACGTCAGCGGCAGTTCCGAGCTCTTGCCTCCGCGACCAACGGCAGGGCACCTGCCAGAACCGCGCATCGCCAGCGCGCCACCGAGGGTTCCAACCAGCACCTTCATCACCACATCTCGAGATCGACGTTCGCCCGCAGCTCATTGCCAAACCGGTATTGCTCATCGTCCTCCGTGTTGAACCGGTTGGGGACCGGGTTGAAGACGAAGTGACCAGTGGCGATGTCGGTCACCTTCATCTCATCGGTATCCGGTGCGAAGTTGAGGCGACTCACGGCCGCCTTGATGTTGTACACTCAAAACCCTCACAAATAGCCGGCAATGTCCAGATCGATCCGTTGGACCTGTGCGTGCACAGGCGCTGGTAGGAGCAGGAGACCCGGCAGCGTCAGCATCATCCTCGCCTTCATTGACTCCTCCCAATGGTTGCTCGTCATCGCATATCTCCTGCACCCGGCCCTCGCTGACCGCCTGGTCTATCCCGCAAGGTTTCCAGAAACTGGCGAGGCGAAAGAACGGTGACGCCGCATCGTGATGCCGTCGGATAGTGGCGGAGATTGCCCGTCACGAGCGGCGCTCCAGCCGCCTTCGCGGAGGCCAAGAAGGGTTCGTCGTCCGCGTCTGGCAGGGCAACCGGCCACGGCAACGGTGTCACCAGAACACCCGCATCCTGTATCGCGAAGAGCACGCGGTTCACTCGCTCGGGACTGAGCTTCAACTCGGTTCGAGCGAGAACATCCCGGTATTCCGCAATGATGCGGCTGTCGTATGCTGTCGCGAGCTCGCGGGCCATGACCAGGTCGACGATCCAACCCGGCGGGCCATGCTCTGAAAGAATGCCGGACACGAGGACGTTCGTATCCAGCACCAGCGTGCGCATCAACGCGCGGCCCGCGATCCGCGCGCACGCCGGGCCTTGCGGGCCTTGGCGATAACAGCCTCAACATCGGCCGGCGATACCGTGTCCAGCCCTCTGCGTCTGGCCTCCTCCCTGAGCCCCCGCAACGCCGTCTGGGCGCGCCCGATCTTCAGGGCCTCCACCGTCTCATCGAGCGAGTCGCTGTCCACGGGAACCAGCAGAGCAAACGGCTTACCGCTGGCCGTCAGCAGAGACTGGGGCTCGCCGGCAATTGCCCTTCGCACCGCGTTTGGTCGCGTCCGAAAATCACGGATCGTCACAGTCTTCATAGGTGTATGGTATCCCATAGGGGTGACTATTGTCACCAGTTCCAACGACCCGGCCTTAGCGCCATTCAGCCAGGACGAATGTGCGTGACTGACTCCTCGCAGGATTGAAAACAGGTGTCAACGCTGGCCGAACCCAGCGGTGTTCCCATTTACCGGTGTCCGCCAATGATAATTTCTGGCTCGTCGATACCCATGATGCAGATCGCCGCCAGGACGCTCATCACTGCGCTCACGATCGCGATCCCTCCAAAGCCCGCCGACTCATACACGGAGCCGCCGATCCACGCCGCCGCGGCGATGCCAAGTTGCGACGCGCTGTTTCGAACGGCGACGTAACCGCCCCGGTGTTCCGTCTCGACGAGCTCCGTGATCAAGGCGGAGAGGGCTCCCTGGCGGAAGGCCGCGGCAAATGCCACCAGCCCGAACGCGACGAACATCGGGATTCCCCATCCGACGGCCGGAACGATCAGGAAGCTCACGCCGAGCGCGACGCTGGTCACGAGGGCCACCGGCCGCTTGCCCACACGGTCGACCAGGAGGCCGGCGAGGGGCGCCACGACCAGCGACGCGAGAGCCGCCGCGGTGAATAGGAGACCTACAGAGGTGAGCGGGACACCCCGGTCGCGCACGAGCCATGCCCCAAGATAGGTGACGAACCCAACGACGCCGCCCGACACAAAGAACGCCGCGAGCAACCCGAAGAGCGTCGAGCGCGTGAAGAAGAACGCGCGATAGCGCGGCGATATGAAGCAGCGCCACGCGCCGGCAGCGTCTACTGTCGCCGCTCACGTAAAACCGCGCAATTCTGAACAGGTGTTGCCGCTAAGTCGTTAATTCGCCGTCGCCCTTCATCGATGGCATTGTGCTCGTTGAGGGTAAGGTTCTCCGCTTCGCTCCGACCCCGCTTCGCGGGGCGCCTCCGGCGACCTTGCCCTCAACTGCGCGCAATGCCCAGGAAATCCCATGGCGACGGCGAACGGGTCGACCCTTGGCTCCGGCACCGGGTCATCAAGAACGTCGGATCACAACTTCACGTCCGTGTCAACTATGATCCCCCACGCTTCATACAGAAACTCGCTAAGTTGTTGATCCGCGCTGCTGCGAACCTCGTTTCGCTCGACGATTGTCGAGAATTGCGCGGTTTTACGTGAGCGGCGACATCTACGCCAAGGCGAAGTGGTTTGCTCGGAGGATGCGGCAGGAACAGTGCCACCGGGACAACCACCAGCGTCGCCGCGAGCAAAGCGCTAAACACGCTTCGCCAGCCTGCGGCGCTGGCCAGCATTGCCCCAGCAGGCACCCCTACGCCGAGCGCCACAGAGCTGGCTGTCGTAATCACCGTGAAGGCACGGCCCCGCCGGGCATACGGAAAATAATCGCCGACATATGTCGTGACCGTCGTCGAGACTGCGCCCGCGGCCAGACCGCTGAGCGCGCGCAAGACCAACAACGCCGGAAAATTCGTCACCACCGCCGTTAACGAGAAGGAAACGGCGAGGACGCCAAGGGCCAACCGGAGGAAGGGAAGCCGGCCCCAGACATCTGACAGCGGACCGACGAGCAGTGCAGACGCGGCAGCCGCGAACGAATAGGCGGAGACCAGGGCACCGGCTGTCCCCACCGCGACCGAGAGGTCGCTGGCGATGGCGGGAAGCAGCGG
Proteins encoded in this region:
- a CDS encoding MarR family transcriptional regulator; protein product: MSHELCARFHQAVELIGRRWSGAVVQLLLQGPSRYGELRATIPEISDRMLSERLRELEQAGIVLRTVIPEIPVRVEYELTDKGRALQPALDAIGAWAQQWLEGADSQTAHAGRRTRRHPAPAARVITARKRTPRARRG
- a CDS encoding MFS transporter; amino-acid sequence: MRVLSSSILRARGRESARAGATRAPLVLASLFAVMLLGELNVHLMSPLLPAIASDLSVAVGTAGALVSAYSFAAAASALLVGPLSDVWGRLPFLRLALGVLAVSFSLTAVVTNFPALLVLRALSGLAAGAVSTTVTTYVGDYFPYARRGRAFTVITTASSVALGVGVPAGAMLASAAGWRSVFSALLAATLVVVPVALFLPHPPSKPLRLGVDVAAHVKPRNSRQSSSETRFAAARINNLASFCMKRGGS
- a CDS encoding putative toxin-antitoxin system toxin component, PIN family; translation: MRTLVLDTNVLVSGILSEHGPPGWIVDLVMARELATAYDSRIIAEYRDVLARTELKLSPERVNRVLFAIQDAGVLVTPLPWPVALPDADDEPFLASAKAAGAPLVTGNLRHYPTASRCGVTVLSPRQFLETLRDRPGGQRGPGAGDMR
- a CDS encoding MFS transporter produces the protein MSPRYRAFFFTRSTLFGLLAAFFVSGGVVGFVTYLGAWLVRDRGVPLTSVGLLFTAAALASLVVAPLAGLLVDRVGKRPVALVTSVALGVSFLIVPAVGWGIPMFVAFGLVAFAAAFRQGALSALITELVETEHRGGYVAVRNSASQLGIAAAAWIGGSVYESAGFGGIAIVSAVMSVLAAICIMGIDEPEIIIGGHR